The window aataaaaagagcAAACATAACACATATACAGCATGTTGATTCGATCCTGCATTGAATGATAATTTGCAAAGGAAACTCTACCAATCAATGAAATCCAGAGATAGACAGACAGTAGTAATACATTCAATacaagaatatgtattttGGGAATTTTATCAGACATAACTGAGTACCTTCCGTTGCTGAAACAGAATACTTCATCCGACCTTCTAAGGATCTGCAAATTATAGTTTTTCCCTATATTTATAATGAGCATAATTGTATAAACCACTAAAACAGAAACGTGGTAATACAGGTGTGGACTGTTTATTCTAGAAAATTCAGCATATTCCAAAGACAGCATCAAGGATATTATATGGTCTCACCAAATTTGgcacatatataaaatcacTAAATAGACAATGGTTAAAGATAATTAGCCCTCACATTCTAACATATCATTCAAACGAAATCGTATTCAAAAGATTCAAAACGTAATTAGTGACCAAAGCTATTATACCAAATGCTAACTCAAATCAATACTATTTGGGgctgttcggtttgcaagattatatttcattattgaatatgtattgtgtttggttcataagattgaatcccacaacttaatcctagatggagaGTCTTAcgataattagtcataaccACCCCCTCTAgcaaaaataatctcacaacttatcCTAGATGGATCATATGATAATGAGTCATGGCAACCGAACTTCatcaaaactataaaaatactttccgtgccaaaaaaatagaaaaacactAATGCGGTAATGCCATTTAACAAGTACCAAATGATCCATCTTGGAGAAGTGGAAATCAATAAGCCCTACCAAAGAAACAGAGTAGTGACCACTAGGCAATACAAAGCTATTTCAGAGAAATAAGTTAGAACAATGAGATATGCAAGCTTGAGAAAGCACtgagtaataactaataagaGCAACATGCTCAGGACTAACACGGACCTGATTCTggaaataaaccaaaaatgCTCGAATAGTCTCCCTGTATGGTTTTGAGACACCTGTCCACAGAGAATGGTTTCCTTCTACAATATCGTACCTGTTGAATTGTCAACTTATCAGACAAGCAATCATTGTTCAAAAAATACAGTAAATTCGCAAGAAGATCTCAAGACTTCAGATGAAAATAGCCCAAAGAAGAATAAAGAACCAGTGGAAAGGGATCACTAAAACAAGATTTCTCTCACTACCATTCGAACTTCGCCTTTTGTGCTTCAAGGGGCAACCGGTGACCTAGCAATGTCCGAACTGCAAGACCCTCAGAGGTACTCGGATCAGATAGTCTCAAGCATCTCGACCGAATGTCTCCAACAGCTGGCCCTCCTGCAAACAAGAATCCATGTCAGTATCACATGATTCCTCAAAACCTATGTCAGTTCCTGAAATGACAGGGTCAATATACAACACACCAAGAACACGAACAATCTCCGCCGTGCTCCCCCCATCATCAGAAACAGGGAGAACATGAGCCACATGGACTGTTAAGCTCTTGAGCTCTTCCACAACACCATTGAAGGCAGTTCCTCCTGCAACACTGCAAAGTTTCAATATTGCTTCGACACGAAAGATAATGAAAATCTTCGTTTCACATCAATATAATGCAGGTTTTATATCAAATTCTCCACTACAACTACATGATCCTTAGATTCCAATTCACCCATTTTCTTATGTCAGACTTATTAACATGGCAGTGCTAAAATCACATTGGTTGATTAAAATGCAAAAACGGGTTAGCAGTTGAGAGCACAATCAcaatacaaaattttcttgttcattaaTCCTAATTAGGCATTGGTTAAGGCTTAATTACCAGGAAATCATCAAGAACTAACATTCAAATCCCAGCATTACGAAATCCAAAACACCCAATTTTTCATTAGcaagaaagtaaaaaagatgACGTACCCGAAAAGACAAGCAAAGAGGGGTGAGAAGAGAGGCTTTTTGGAGAGGTGGAAGCAGAAGAGCAGTGAGAATGATGGGAGGGAATGGGATTAGAAGAGGGCGCCATGAGAGAGAGGTTTCTGGAAAATGGCGTGGAACGgtgatgagagagaagaaggaaGGGAAAAGAGATTTGATTTGGGGTATTTAAAAGAGAATGAGGAGGCTTGAAAAGCGGGGGTCCCAAACAAGTATCCGCCATAATCACTGTTGTTCAAGCCAACACTCTCCTCCACCTGAATTTCAGTACTATCTCCTATTTTCCCTTCTATTTCCAATTTTATCTTCGACctttcaaactttttttttgtcttataGTAGCatcaattttgaaatgcatttactataaataaagagCGAAAATGGTATCTGATCTTTCATTTTCgcgtacctgatctttattttatatcgtttttagTATctagtgacaaaaataaccctaggtaataaatatgtgattttttttcatggaggatatttttagaaatttcaattaaatggtataccaaatatgtgattattttttcttcctttcttatttctttttttcttatttagttccttattctttcttttttctcattttcttctttctttttagtattttatcttcctttctttttttcttttttctccttaatttatgtttcttcttccttctttttttcttttttcttctttttcttctttctttttaatgttttatacatacatcttattgcattatataaataaaaaacaaaattcctaattaaattaattatttaaaataattaaattaattgaatatattttattaaattattttatactcattttaaggttgaaacacctaactaataatattcaacttttatatcattacagttcacaatgttaaatttttattacggctatattgattagttaataataataattattattattattattattacataatattatgtgatttataatttatataattatactacaattatttattaattactattagtttttagtattataataataatattattataataattaaatataattataactataattaaatttatatttgaatgatattaaaaatgaattaattattaatttataatattaaaataataatattaatattgattaataataatagtataatgaattaggataatgaaagaagatattataatatcacttttggtactaattttatggatgtccaaaataccctctatgacataaatgggaaaatatatttgtttaaagggcattttgggaagaaaattgcatcaggtaccaaaaatgtgatttataggtaccaaaaacgatataaaataaagatcaggtaccatttacgtgcgaaagtgaaagatcaggtaccatttatgtagttcactcataaataaaaactaatgtTGAAGACTTGAGTTTGAAATACAACCTCTTTCAGAGGCTATTCATCCGGATATCGGGCATTGGATATTTCTCGATTCGATTCAAAAGTAATATGGATATTGAGTACTATATGATAATCGTAATTTGGAATATCGGATCGAGTTCTAAGTACTTATATTTCAGAAAAATCTAGATTATCCAATTGAATATTGGATATATATCGAAAGGATAACCCAATTTTATTAGTCCAAATAACTTTTACAAACAAATTCCATAGAAATTCCCTTGAGGTTAGATTTATAACTGAATTAATTGAAAGCCAATAAAATCAATACCAATCTACTCCCTTCTTTAATTGATTCAACCCTAGTTTTCCATTTGTcatatttatttgctttcattTATGCATGTTTAGTTACATATAAAACAATACTtatattcaactctttttgtctaaataatagtagtagtaattaagaaatatatgttgcattacttaaattttaaatattaatctaTCTGAATAACATACTGCATTAGCATTTAGCTACTTTTTAGCActactaaataatttattgataaaaggCCGAGTCTTGGCAAGAGCAGGAAACTACGCTGTGCTGCCAAAGCTCTTATGTTTCAATgtctcataaaatataaatttgtttttatataatctatttattgatttaatttgattaaattgatttattgagaaaattgattgaaaaaattgaaatttcatttgtaaaagtttttcattttgatcctTCTTGTATCGATTCTAATTGCACAGGGCTTATCTCATAGTTCCAAATTTAGTTACACTAGAAAAGTGACGAAAGAAGATTTTACCAGTTCAGATCCTCTATAAAGACCTTTGGACTTTTATAAGTGAATTTGAAGACAATCTAATGACTACTTTCACCAAGAAAGAAACTTAAAACGGTTTCACTTATCCAAGTATGAATAATATATAGAGTCCTATTAatcacaaatccactcttaaagaccgaactagagaccaaattagagtcatccattttcttaatcttgtggttaggattaatatacaattaatttaatattttatttaataaaaacttttttattttaattttaattttttaattttttttaattctttttacattttttttaattttttttattaaataaaaacttgtcaaagtaaataatgaactaaatgaagtatgttatgaacttattacttcattccgttagtttattactttatttattcatgttattacttcattctattagtttattacttcattccgttagtttattacttcattcagtcatgctattacttcattccattagtgtATTACTttataatgtgttatgacataattatctttcagttgggtttaggattattacttcattctgttagtttattacttcattccgttagtttattacttcattctattagtttagtatttcattccgttagtttattacttcattaagtcatgctattacttcattctgttagtttatcacttcattcagttatgttattacttcatttcattagtttagtactccataatgtgttatgacacaATATATAATGAGtgcgaaaaattacttcataacatacattcatttagttcattatgtagtgaatatagttcattatttactccagcaagtttttatcgaataaaaaaatttaacttttttttaaaaaaataaaaaaaattaattttttttaaaaaataaaaaaaataactataagaTTACCAAATTTAGTCACTAGTTCGGTatttaagaagggttcgacattgatcacaactcatagtatgtagtattaattactaattataataataacaaacaaaatgtgtTTGTACGAGCAACTTATTAAATTctttaaacaacaaataaaaccTTAGATTCATTTATCAGGtccaaataaaagaaaattaatatatgcaCCAGCCGGGAATCGAACCCGGGTCTGTACCGTGGCAGGGTACTATTCTACCACTAGACCACTGGTGCTTGATATGTATTTAGATAAGTTTTAACTATATAACAAGTTTCATATGATCTTGCAAACAAATGTGCTAGTACCTATTCACCAAGAGAAATGGTCAATATTCAGATGCAAATTAC is drawn from Salvia hispanica cultivar TCC Black 2014 chromosome 6, UniMelb_Shisp_WGS_1.0, whole genome shotgun sequence and contains these coding sequences:
- the LOC125192472 gene encoding uncharacterized protein YNL011C isoform X3 gives rise to the protein MADTCLGPPLFKPPHSLLNTPNQISFPFLLLSHHRSTPFSRNLSLMAPSSNPIPSHHSHCSSASTSPKSLSSHPSLLVFSGGTAFNGVVEELKSLTVHVAHVLPVSDDGGSTAEIVRVLGGPAVGDIRSRCLRLSDPSTSEGLAVRTLLGHRLPLEAQKAKFEWYDIVEGNHSLWTGVSKPYRETIRAFLVYFQNQGKTIICRSLEGRMKYSVSATEGTHIGNFFFAGARIFFQSLDAAIFLFSRVSQIPTESLVLPVISTNDRLTLGCELWDGTIIRGQNEISHPTSGSMQPIDKSHSSVRTLPSRIKRVFYMSSEGSNLLHEVFPSVNPSVLDQLNSVDCIIYAMGSLFTSICPSLVLRGIGESISSRSCPKVLLLNGTHDRETGGFTASCFVTAIADALNRTYGDPHKSLNSPVVRFSLILINWLRKGSLMW